ACGCTGACCTGtgaacttccagtctgtgttcggttataatataacaatttgatttgtatttaatttacatgAGTCTTAATtgatgttaatattttattgtatattaattatattaaattaaattaaaactactcaacagttattgattctttgcggatgtcaaagttatattttcacagaatgttctttacattgtgtaaaatgattttattggggggaaaaaacagaaaaacgacaAAGATGACTTAAGTTGGGTTtttacaggcagggtcacaaatgttcaCAAAACTGTCACCAACTATGTTGGATTGTCAACCAGATATTGGCACTGAATTTTTACAATATTGTCATATGTGTACTaacataatattaatattaggattattgtcaataccaatgccaaattttaaatgtactttaaagggatagttcccaaAAAAATTtaatctgttatcatttactcaccctcttgtcattacaaaccagagttaataaagttttgattttagttttattgatatattttaaatcaacttttatctttagatctttagtttttttgttaatttaggtTAACTTTTatcaattttggtatatgcttatatttgtcattttattatttatttgtttattttttatgttgctatataatattaattaataatttctgttttagttctattttagtttttgtttattattataattttagtgcctaaaacttatttcaatttaattttgaggcaacatttcaatttttccccataatttttaggtcaatatttttttgatgtcaatgaacagagacgttttcaaagttttaattgtagtcaactaaaataaccttgttacgaacctgtatgactttattttttcagcagaacacaaatgaagaaattttgaagaatgttggtaaccgaacgatGGCAATACCCGTTCGCTAAAACcacaaagccaatgcaagtgaatggatacagctgttgttcggttactaacattcttcaaaatatcttcttcatactgtacaggtttgaaataacaagagggtggataaatgatgacacaatattcctttttgggtgatctatccctttaaggtgctATTTTTGGTCGTTTAATATTAGCCTACAATGCCAAGtgcttctttatttttttacctaAATCTGTTACACATACATTTAGAACAGGGTTGTGTAATGAGATTCAGAGATGATAGATGTCAACAGTCCCCCTGACTTTCATTGTAACGCTGACATTGAATACTGGAGCCAATCGGAATAACCTCCTCCCATCACTCAATGTGAATAACGTCACAGGAAGAGGTTAGATCAGATGACCTCACTTACCTCCAGCGTGGAAGACAgaccttttttgtttgtttatgctgCACTTTTGTCTCGGAATATGTGTGTCAATGGGAGTAAAGAAGGCATGGAGTGAAATCTCTCGACTCGACATGATCCTATCTTTGATCTTCAAAACAAACAGGAGGTGGAATGCTAGCATGTTCTTTTGTTACCCACATACATGTCAATCAAGCACGGCTCTTTACCGCATCTTCTCTTCCAGCTCCCGTTCTGAGCTTCGACTGCTCCGTGGACGTTCTCTTCCTGGTGGAGGGCTCCACGGCTCTCACACTTGAGGGCTTCTTGCGGTTCAAGTCCTTCCTCAAACGTTTCATGCAGGCCGTGCTGAGTTCCGACACCCCAGTGAAGATGGGTTTGGCCCAGTATGGCAGTGACATGAAGATGGAGGTTAAAATCGGAGAGCACAGAGACCCAGCGAAGCTGATCCAGGCCGTCGAGGGTATGCAGCACCGAGGTGGACAAGCCAAGACCGGAAATGCTCTACGATACATCACACGCCACGGTTTTCAAAGCTCGCCCATCTTCGCCGACGTCCAGGACGACCTGCCGCGAGTGGTGGTGCTGCTCGCGGGAACGCCGTCGGTGGACGCCGTGGTGGAGCCGGCGAAGTACGCCCGAGACAGAGAGATCTTCATCATCGGTGTGGCGCCAGAAGGGATGCGGACTGAGATAAACAACATCACCGGGAACCCTCAGCGCACCATCACGTATCAGTCACCGGATAGATTGAGCACTAAGATCCCAGAACTCAGAGCCAAAATTTGCAGCGTGGACAACCAGGGTAGATATCTGCTGTTTGGAAATTTTACTTAAATTTGACGTTTCCGTTGTCATATTTAATCTTTTTGTCTAATAACAGGTTGTTTGGGTCAAGCGTTGGATCTTGTCTTAGTACTGGACGCCTCCAGCGATGTGGGGAAAGACAATTTCGTCCACCTTCAAGACTTCGTACGAAGCACCTCTGTGCAGTTTGACGTCAATCGGGACTTGGCTCAAGTTGGGCTGGTGGTCTACGGAAGGAGACCTGTTACGGTTTTTGACCTGGACAAATATGATTCGGGCTCCGCTGTGCTGAAGGCAGTGGGAGACGCGTCGTATCTGGCTGGGAAGGCTTCGACTGGCTCCGCCCTGCTTCATGTGCACTCCCACAGCCTGACGGTGGGGAAGGGGGCACGGCCGGGGGTCAACAAGGCCGTGGTGGTGTTGACCGACGGGACGGGGGCGGAGGATGCTGCAGTTCCCGCCCAGAAGATCCGTGATGGGGgcgtgtctgtgtttgtgattGGCATCGGGGACATACAGCAGGAGGTTCTCCTCCGCATCGCTGGCTCTGAAGAGCACATGATCTCTGTGCCTTCCTACGATGACTTAAAATATTCAGAGGATGTGCTGGTGCAGATGGTGTGCGCAGGTGAGGCAGGATGATCTTAAATATTGTGAGACAGACAAAAACCTCGAGATTGTAATTGTTTGGTGTTATTCTGTCTTTCTCTACAGATGTAAAGAAACCGGTTAATCTGTGCAGTCCAAACCTCTGTATGAATGACGGTGTCTGTGTACGGTCCAACGGCAGCTATCGCTGTGAATGACAGGGATGGAAAGGCCCCCACTGTGAAACACGTCAGTATCTATAACTAGTAATGAGtgcattattttgtttttgattttagGGTAagtaaatacatactgtatgtgcagtACAAGGTCAGATAAGTGTATATtggatttcttttttacaacTTTTGTAGTTTAGCTCAGTTTCATaaaagcatgttttaaatgataataCCTGTGTATCATACCTGGTAATGCTGTCACTGCTGAttttttcataacaaaattaaaaattaaacacaCCGTAAAAACATCTTAATcggtattttgatgtttttgagtaaaaaaaaacatttaaaagttaaTCAggatatgtttttatgttaattgttgaattattattatagaaATTACTATTTTGCAACCTCTTGGCAAGTTGTCTTTCTAGAATACCAATCAATTTTGTTAGATTTACCCTTACACAATATTCACAATGTAATCTCTGATAAATGGGTGAAATTTTGCTTCTCTATTATTTCGTTGTTGTTTAAATATGCTTATTTTATTCTAAGAGTAAAAAACTATacattaaaagtacatttttgtaGAAAACCGAACTTTTTCTGGTCATCGTCctggattttttttttatttgccttCGCTTATGCTGAATGTGAAGTTTATTCCTTTGTGAATCCTATTCATGTcgtaatatttatgttttcagaATAGCCAAAGTTGGCCgaacatatttctttaattatacatatgtgaccctggacaacaaaaccagtcttatgggtcaatttttcgaaattgagatttttacataatctgaaagctgaataaataaactttctatagatatatgagttgttaaaataggacaatatctggctgagatacaaccgtttaaaactcaggaatctgagagcgcaaaaaaatcaaaatattgagaaaattgcagACCAtcaactcacaaaaataaagtttttatatatttaaggtaggaaatttacaaaatatcttcatggaacatgatctttacttaatatcctaaagatttttggcataaaagaaaaatcaatcattttgacccacacaatgtatttttgtcttttactaaaaatgttcccgtgctacttaagactggttttgtgatccagggtcacatatttggtAACACTTATTTTGATAGTCGACTTGACATATTTTACGACTTATAAGTAACTTTGCAACTTCTTGTCAACTACCAGTCAGTAAAGCATTATCTAAACAGTAAAGACTGTCTCTCTAATATCTCCAAAAACAATTTCCTATGATACTGTAGTACCTCAAAAACTTTGCAATTCCTTGTCAACTTGTTCTCCTAACCTTAAAGTGGGCtatcaaaataaagtgtaacccagATTTGATTATAcgtatatgcatgtatgtttattttattacacatgtatttttttgt
This genomic window from Triplophysa rosa linkage group LG18, Trosa_1v2, whole genome shotgun sequence contains:
- the vwa2 gene encoding von Willebrand factor A domain-containing protein 2; this translates as MPSSRRMNLLFMLLFGQVWSILAVQEIQTDHETIMKINAAGEMMQCSAAMDILFVMDGSYSVGKGGFERSRHYMLKLCEALDTDKVRVGVVQCGSTPRLEISLDSYNNKEDLKKRMKKIHYRGGSTQTGLALKFVVRKGFSGIRNSTVPRVAILLSDGKSQGAVQLAASELKQSGVVLFAVGIRYPRWEELRDVASSPSDAHVFFAEHFSDAVNGLLTALTASSFCTAVPAGCKVESYPCVQKTLETVRELQGNFMCWKGSKGYSPYTSLCPHYRYNRVYKQHPVVCHRTICPDPCDSQPCQNGGKCISEGLEKYRCECPAGYGSDPNCAPVLSFDCSVDVLFLVEGSTALTLEGFLRFKSFLKRFMQAVLSSDTPVKMGLAQYGSDMKMEVKIGEHRDPAKLIQAVEGMQHRGGQAKTGNALRYITRHGFQSSPIFADVQDDLPRVVVLLAGTPSVDAVVEPAKYARDREIFIIGVAPEGMRTEINNITGNPQRTITYQSPDRLSTKIPELRAKICSVDNQGCLGQALDLVLVLDASSDVGKDNFVHLQDFVRSTSVQFDVNRDLAQVGLVVYGRRPVTVFDLDKYDSGSAVLKAVGDASYLAGKASTGSALLHVHSHSLTVGKGARPGVNKAVVVLTDGTGAEDAAVPAQKIRDGGVSVFVIGIGDIQQEVLLRIAGSEEHMISVPSYDDLKYSEDVLVQMVCADVKKPVNLCSPNLCMNDGVCVRSNGSYRCE